A segment of the Lycium barbarum isolate Lr01 chromosome 7, ASM1917538v2, whole genome shotgun sequence genome:
GGGTGGAGATGATATGCTGTCTCAGCATACATCCAAGTCTCGTGAAGAGGCATCAAGTAAGGGAGGCATGCTAAAGATCTCCACCACCACCTTGGCTTTTTGGTCATCGGAGGGAATCTGTAACTATAGGGGACATCCTTCGATGCTCTAGGGGCAAAGGACAATTGGCTTCGCCTTGGTAACCAGGGCATAGCATTTGGAAGACCACCATATTCACCACGTAAAAGAAGTGATGATGCAGAAGAAAGATCAAGGAAGCTGAATCCATTAGAGCAGGATTTTGAATACCGATGAGGTGCCGGTGAACGTCTAGCACATGCGACTATAACCTTGGAAGGCAGCAGCGGGATGTGTGACGATGCAGATGCATAGGATTTCAAGCTGCATGCTTTGTAAGGATTACAAATACCCCCAGAACTCAATAAGCATCCATTTAGGATCATATTCAATCCCTTCGAGAAGATCTAATTGAAAGGCATAGAGAATGTAACAGCGTTAGGTAGAAGTGCAGAGTGTGAGTGAGTAGAGGAGTTCTTTCtttggatcattacacaaagtttttttatttcatatattttaattttaattttaggtagtctttatatttaattaatatgtatgtttgtattttgtaacaacaactaaaagctcatatgctctactttatttccaggtacaACAactccccaccccaccccacccccaccccacccccatccCACCCCCCTCCTTCCTGGCAGCGAACCACCGCCGGCGGGTATACTTTTCCGGCCAGGCcctcttctttttctctccttctctcttctcttctcttctctttttctttcttttctttgtttttttgccTCTTGTCTTCTCGTTTCTACACTTGGAAACCCCCGCCAGTGGGTTTCCGGCGGTGAACAGTGCTCCGGCGGTGAACaggtttttttgttttgaaattgttttcacctggagttggtacctctaGTGGCTCATATTAATTCATGTGTCTTTTAACCTTGTTAAATCTTGCCTGCTACACATTCTTGACTCTTGACTTTACATTCTTGCCTTTATTCctgtcacgacctagccccgtgggccgcgactggtgccctacttggacacccaaacagacttacgtaccagattgACATATCAAGATTCATTCAAACTTAACACACGTCATTTTAAGcaaatactgaaaacaaatatcatcttaagcggtcgcccgtacagaaacatcatatctaGATCTaatagattggcggaatacacatccccagatacatacacatatacagaaaaatgggccgtttcggccataatagtaaacggggccgcattaagacgcagatcataatcacaaacgaacaaacatgacccatgacccacatggatgactacaggcctctacaaaacataacagaaacatatgacgggacagggccccgccgtaccccagatagtcatacatatatacagagacatataccatgaaaggtctttaccaaaagtatgggctccgagtcaaaagagcactccaaagtagcagaatgtatcctacactggcgggtcaccagaacaaacgtctgtacctgcgggcatgaaacgcagcccccgaagaaagggggtcagtgcgaaatatgtactgagtatgtaaagcatgaggtacaataatccaaatcagaacGGAATTAAAGAGTATGGGAAGCGGTTACAgaaccagtatatcaaacctgttttaaaaacataagtaatgcaaataaaaatcatgcataaagctcaggaacgtggtcgccactccgacgctggcgccacaacacatcatactccagaaggtttcaaatctccgtacaatccccgaacatatcgtatcatcatatcatatcacaatatcaaaacatatcatatgtcatatcacatcataacgccgtatataagcggaacccggccctacggcgaggcctcgggaaccgtaacacatcatactcccgaatacaacatagtgcgcacgatcacaaaaccggcccgggatccggcgaacgatatcatagtagtatgcacgagcggagtagtgaggaaaccatatgcatatgaaTACATAAACAAATTTCAAAACCCGATGGGCAAATATATTTATgtcatccgaaggctcagaaatcagtttcgggtcaatcggagttagtatgcgaaagttacaaacttttgaagtacagaagttTCTAAAGGAATTTCAAaagctcttttcggaaattcAAGGGACATTTATATTAGGGAAACTTTCAATcattactatggagcaaatcaaacggagcctttaagatcatatgtatgtatccaaaatatatgtatctaaaactttagccatatcaaatcttTTCGAacatcattcggaagtataccaactagaatctttcgaaccgaaaatatttcataagtcatacttggaaatttaagtgtcattcatattagaagactttcgaacatcattatggatcacatatccATATTAGGAGACTTGCGGAtgacattatggatcaaatcaaatggggactttaaaaccatttttttcatatcgaaatattcatcaaaggctatagtcttcttgtttttctttctttcgaacaacattcggaacataacaaataggatctttgaacatcataaaatatgtatccagccatatggaatagcttatggaggtcaaagacataggtcatcctagtggctctaggagtagaatatttctttggagcatacatatatgtcattcatttattgcataaaggtcatgccaaaaggaagaacggtaagcttcacatacctcgatcgctcactaccaaatctcgatcactcgccaaacaaatcctgactcaagtctcgggctttccaatatctacaataatatcatcaattacccaaaaattagctactagtacttagaatttttaattctaattagtatttgtctaccgaaatttcggcagcacccccagtaaattcaacatccccgagaattaaactcggccaaattcatcaacaaccataccaacaataccaacaaccaaaccaataacatcaaaaaccaatttaaaacgcattccacattagtaaccttcctttccaacataattcatcaacattcaattcaatcacgaattttcaagccgatatcgatgCTTACATGTccactaccaattcaagatcattcaagagcatttcaaggcatttcataccattatacaaaacatacaaaaatcccaccaagactagaattcatccgaaatctccaaccttcgacacaacattcacaacacacttttttttttcatctcccaatttcatcaacaacaaccaaaatttgcactttaacaatttcat
Coding sequences within it:
- the LOC132603139 gene encoding protein TIC 20-I, chloroplastic-like, coding for MILNGCLLSSGGICNPYKACSLKSYASASSHIPLLPSKVIVACARRSPAPHRYSKSCSNGFSFLDLSSASSLLLRGEYGGLPNAMPWLPRRSQLSFAPRASKDVPYSYRFPPMTKKPRWWWRSLACLPYLMPLHETWMYAETAYHLHPFLEDFEFLTYPFLGAIGRLPSWFLMAYFFVAYLGVVRRKEWPHFFRFHVVMGMLLEIALQVIGTISRWMPLAVYWGKVGMHFWTAVAFAYRFTVLESMRCALAGMYADIPFVCDAAYIQIPYD